The genome window CGCTGGAACCCGAACATCCAGCGTCGTTCGTTCTACCTGCCCTCTGAGGGACGGACGATCACCCTGAACGTCTCCACCAAGGGCCTCAAGACCATCGACCGGGACGGCATCGAGTCTGTCGTCGCCAAGATCCGCGCTCGTGGGGAGAAGATCTAATGGCACGTAATGACATCCGCCCCATCATCAAGCTGAAGTCCACCGCGGGCACCGGTTACACCTACGTGACCCGCAAGAACAAGCGGAACAACCCCGACCGGATCACCCTGAAGAAGTTTGATCCGATTGCTCGCAAGCACGTCGAGTTCCGCGAGGAGCGTTAATCCATGGCGAAGAAGTCCAAGATCGCGAAGAACGAGCAGCGCAAGGAAATCGTCGCCCGCTTCGCTGAGCGTCGTAACGAGCTCAAGGCCATCATCAAGAACCCGAACTCCACCGACCAGGAGCGTACGGACGCACAGTTCGAGCTGAACCGTCAGCCGCGCGACGCCTCCCCGGTCCGCGTCCGGAACCGCGACGCCGCCGACGGCCGCCCCCGCGGTTACCTCCGCAAGTTCGGTCTGTCCCGCGTCCGCGTCCGCGAGATGGCTCACCGTGGTGAGCTTCCGGGCGTCCGCAAGTCCAGCTGGTAAAGGGGAGCTCACACAATGAAGCGCACCAATCACAAGAAGGCGCGGATCGAGCAGTCCCGCCGCCCGAAGAAGAACCCGCTCAAGGCAGAGGGTATCGAGACCGTCGACTACAAGGACTACGCCCTGCTGCGTAAGTTCATCTCCGACCGTGGAAAGATCCGCGGCCGCCGCGTCACCGGTCTCACCCCCCAGCAGCAGCGTCAGGTCGCCACCGCGATCAAGAACGCCCGTGAGATGGCACTGCTGCCGTTCCACAGCCGCTGATCCGCTGACCTGACCCTCAGCACGCTGGTCCGGTGACACGGACCACAGCTCTCCGAAGAAGAGCGTTTACTAAAGACACCTGAACCCCGCCCCGGTTGTCCCCGGAGGCGGGGTTCAGTCGTTTCCGTGCCCGAACACCTCAGGTACCGTAGAGGACGCACCCGTTTCACGATGAAAGGCGTCCTCCCTCATGACCACCCCGCCCAACTCCTCCGGCCCCTCCGGCGCCCCCGAGAACCCCTACCACGACAACAGCGGCACGTCAGCGGATGATGCCGGCCGGACCAGTGGATTCCCCGGCGCCTTCCCTGCCGGCGACGGAGACGTTGATCCGATTGGCCTCCCCGCGGATGCCACCGGATCCGATCCCGTTCCTCCGCTCACCGGTGGCCTCTACGCCGGGGCAGGAAAGCGGTTGGGCGCCTTCCTCATCGACCACATCATCATCGGCATCATCGGTCTGATCCTCCTCATGGTCTTCGCCGGCGAGGATTTCACCACCTACGCCGACGAATACAATGCCTGGGATGCCGCCGGTCAGACCGGAGATGCCCCGACCCTCGATCTCGGCGGCTTCCTTCTCGCCTGCCTGCTGACCCTGGTGATCTGGTTCATCTACCGGATCCTTTTGGAGAGTCGCAGCGGCCAAACGCTCGGTAAGAAGGCGCTGGGGATCAAGGTCGTTACCGCTGAAGGTACAACGGTGACCGTCGGCACCTCCTTCAAGCGCAACTCCTGGTACATCGCCGTGTTCCTGCTCTCGGTATTCGTCGGCACGATCGGTGGACTCGTCAGCCTGATCCTCATGGGCGTTCTCGGTGTGACGATCAGACGGAGCCCGTTCTCTCAGCACACCTTCGACCAGTGGGCGAAGACCTACGTCGTCAACGCCCGCTGAATCACCGCCCACCGCCCATCCAACGCCCCTAAGGAACCGCCATGTCCGACCAGAACCCCTTCCGCCCCGGTGAACCGGACGGCGCCTCCGACAACACCTCGGACGGCGCCGCGTCCCCGACGCCGGACGCCACCTCCACCCCCTCGTCCTCCAGTGGGTACCCGACGGGCGGCTTCCCCCCGCCCGGCAACTACCCACCGCCTGTCGGCGGTTACCCGCCGGCCGCAGGTGGGTTTCCGTCGGCCCCTTACACGCTCATCTCCCCCTACCCGGGCGTGGGGGCGCGCTTCGGCGCCCTGGTGCTCGACTATCTCCTTATGCTTGTCGTCTCCGGCATCATCGGTGCCACATTCATGTGGGGCGATGTCGCTGACTGGTTCGACGCCCTCGACCGCTGGGACGGCACCGGTTCCGCACCCGAACTGAACATGGCCGGGATCTACATCGTCGGCGTGCTCAGCGTGGTCCTGTGGTTCGCCTACCGCATCGGGATGGAATGTACCCGCGGGCAGACCCTCGGCAAGATGGCGGTGAAGATCAAGGTCGTGGACGTCGACGGGAACCTGCCGACGTTCGGCGCGTCCTTCACCCGTAACTCGTGGTACCTCATCGTCCAGGTCATCGGCCTCATCCCCTTCATCGGCTGGATCGCAACCATCGGCATCCCGATCGCCCTTGCCGTGTCGATCGGCAACAGCCGCTACCGCCAGTCCTTCACCGACGTCTGGGCGAAGACCTACGTCATCAGCACCCGGTGACCCCGTGCTCTAATAGAGCACATGCTTGACGTCTTCAGTGGGTTCCTCGTTGTCGTCATCGTCATCGTCCTGGGATTCGCTGTGGGACGCCGTGGCCTGCTCGGCCCGGACGCGGTCTACACCCTCAACATGTTCGTGTTCTGGGTCGCTACTCCGGCGCTCCTGATCAACTTCCTGTCCCAGGCGAACCTCGGCGACGTCTTCGGTGAGAATCTCGCCGTCGTCGTACTCAGCTCCGTCCTTGCCGGGGCCGTCGGCTTCCTCGGTGCCCGTCATCTCGCCGGACGCGACGTCCCGGACAGTCTCGTCACACTGTTGGCATGCTCCTACTGCAACGGGTCTAACCTGGGTGTCCCACTGGTGAGCCATGTTCTCGGGGACCCGACCGCCTCACTTCCGGTCATCATCTTTCAGACCGCCGTCTACGGTCCGGCGGTCGTCCTGCTCCTCGACGTCTCCACCCGCCGCCGCAGCAGCGAGGACGCCGGACTCGGCCCACTGATCCGTGAACTCGTGCTCGGTGTCGTCCGCAACCCCCTGATCATCGCCGCCGTGGCCGGCGCGACCTTGGCGGTCCTCCGGACGACGAGTGGCTGGACGCTGCCTTCCCTGCTCGCAGAACCGGTTGCCATTCTCGCCGGGGCGGCGGTCCCGGTGGCCCTCATCGGCTTCGGCATGTCGATGGCCCAGGTCCGGGTACTCGGCTCCGCGAGCCCGAAGCGCAGCGTCTGGGTCGCCGCCGTTGTGAAGACCGTGGTCCACCCACTGATCGCGTATGCACTGGCGCGGATCCTCTTCGATGCTTCGGGACCGGCGCTGCTCGCCTTCGTCGTGGTCGCCGCACTTCCCACGGCACAGAACGTGTTCACCTATGCACAACGGTTCGGGACGAATACCGTGCTCGCCCGGGACACGGGGGTGGTCAGCACACTGCTCTCGATCCCTTCCATTGCAGTGATCGCCCTACTGCTGGGGTGAGCCACCTGATAAATTGACGCCTGTGAACCGGAGAGTCCGGTGAATGTCGGGAGTCAGTGCCCGGCCAGGCTTTCAGGAGGCCCCGCGTGTCCAATCCTTTCGCCAACGGCGGTCAAGACCCCTACCAGGCTGATCCCCAGAGTTCCGCACAGCAGCCCTACATCGATCCGTACGCCCAGCAGGGTTACCCTCAGCAGGGCTACTACCAGCAGGGTTACCCGCAGCCCAATGCGCTGGTGCCCCACGCCGCCCCCGGTTACCCGGCAGTGGGATATGCGCCGAAGTCGAAGATCGCCGCCGCCCTGCTCGCGTTCTTCCTCGGTTCTCTCGGCGTGCACAACTTCTACCTGGGATACAACGGCAAGGCGTGGACCCAGCTCGGTCTGACGATTTTCGGCTACGTCACTGCGATCTTCCTCATCGGATTTCTCTTCATCCTCGGCGTCGGCATTTGGGCCTTCGTCGAATTCATCATGATCCTCGCCGGTGGCGGCCGGTACCGCACAGATGCCAAGGGGGTGCCGCTGACCAACTAGGTCAGCGTCACCCCAGCAGGGCACCACCCTGCGCATCGTCATGGACAAGGACACCGCAACCCGGCGTGAGCAACGCCGGGTTAAAACATGGCCTCCGTCGGCTACGGAGTGAACTCCACAGTTGTCGGAAATCCCCCGGCGCCCGGTCCGCTACCGCGACACGGCCGAGGCCGTGCCCGTCCACTCCTCACGCAGCTGACGCTTGAGCACCTTGCCGGTCGCGTTGCGCGGCAGCACATCGGTGAAGGAGACGACCTTCGGGATCTTGAATCCCGCCAGGTGGCCCCGCAGCCAGTCCTGCAGATCCTCGGCGGCGAGGGGCGCCCCTTCTCTCAGGACGACAACCGCAGTGACTGCCTCCCCCCCACTTCTCGTCGGGGATGCCGATGACCGCGACATCGGCGATGTCCGGATGCGACTGGATGGCCTGCTCCACCTCCATCGAGTACACGTTCTCACCACCGGTGATCACCATGTCCTTCTTGCGGTCCACCAGCGTGTAGTAGCCTTCATCGTCGCGCTTGGCGAGGTCACCGGTGTGGAACCACCCGTCATGCAGCGCCTCCGCCGTCGCCTGGGGGTTGTTCCAGTATCCGGTGAAGACGTTGGGGCCACGGATGAGCAGTTCCCCGATCTCGCCGTCGGCGACGTCCGTGCCTGAATCGTCGACGATACGGAATTCAACGAGCTGGACCGGCTTGCCCACCGAGCCCTTCTTCCGCACCACCTCGTCTTCGGCGAGGAAGGCACAGATCGGACTGGTCTCGGTCATGCCGAGCCCCTCGGTGAAGGGGATCCCCAGGTCGATGATGCCCGAGATGATCCCCAGCGGGCACGGGGCCCCACCGCTGATGGCGAAGCGGACGCTACGCATGATCTCGGCCCCGAAGGAGGGGTCCGCCATCACCGCCGCCCACATCGCCGGGACGAGGAAGGCGTTCGTGACCTCGTACTTCTCGACGGCGGCGAGCCACTGCGCGGGGACGAAGCTCTCCATCACCACGCAGCTGCCACCCATGAAGAGGAAGGGGAGGGTGTTCACCCCGAGTGCGCCGATGTGGAACAGGGGTGCCGCGGAGATCGTCCGGTCACGTGAGCTCCACCCGTCGCCGAAGCCCATGCCGTGCACGGCATTCCACACGAAGTTTCCGTGGGTGAGCATCGCACCTTTCGGGCGACCTGTCGTGCCGGAGGTGTACATGATGACGCAGACGTCGCTTTCACGGACATCCCGGGTCACCCGGTCCGTGCTGCCCCGGGTCACCATGGCCTCCAGATCGGATTCCTTACCCTCCCGCCGCATGTCGGCGTCCGGAACGACGAACCGGTCACGGATTCGGGTGTTCTCCGTGCAGGACTCGTTCACCAGGTCGAGGAAGGGCATGGAGAAGAAGAGGATGGTCGCGCCGCTGTCGGCGAGGATGAACTCAATCTCCCGGGCGGTCAGCCGGTAGTTCACCGGCACGGAAATGGCACCGAGCTTGGCGACGGCCAGGAGGATCTCCATCGACTCGATGGAGTTCATGGTCACCAGGGCGACCCGGTCGCCTCGGGCGATCCCACGCTGGGCGAGGACGTCGGCGAGGGCGTTGGTTCGTTTCTCGAGTTCGCCGTAGGTGCGGACCGCACCGGTCGTCCCGTCAATGTAGGCGACGGCATCCGGATAACGCTGATTGTGCAACGTCACCCAGTTGCCGAAACCACTGTCAAGTCTTGCAGTCATGGGCCGATCCCTTCGTAGTGTGACTCATCTCACTAGCACAACACTGAAGCTATCGTATCCGGAAATACATTACAAGTGCTTGTTTTGTGGCGGACACTGTGCCATCGTGTGACATGACACACATCAGAAGGAGCCCCCATGCCTGAATCCGGAAGCATCGACGCGCCGACGCTCGCAGCCCTCGTCAGGGAAGGCGACATCCTCGACGATCTCGTCGAACACCTCCCCGCCGAGCAATGGACGACCCCCACTCCGGCGAAAGGGTGGACGATCGCCCACCAGATTGCCCACCTGGCCTGGACCGACGACGCCGCCACCGCGGCCCTGTCGTCCACCGTGGACGACGGCCCGTTTCTGGGCTATTTGGAGGCCGCGGCAGCCGACCCCGCCGGGCTGCCCGACCGCACCGCCGCAGAGGGTGCCGCAGCCACTCCCGCCGATCTCCTGGCACGGTGGCGTCGTGGTCGCGCCGTTCTCGCCGACCACCTGTCCGCCGCGGTCCGGGACGCCCCCACGCAGCGGTTTCCCTGGTTCGGTCCCCCCATGGGGGCTCGGTCGATGGCCACCGCCCGGCTGATGGAGACCTGGGCCCACGGTCAGGATGTGGCCGATGCCCTCGGCGTCATCCGCCCGGTGTCGGACGGGCTCCGGGACATCGCCCATCTCGGTATCGCGACCCGCGACTTCGCCTACGCCATCAACAACATCACGCCGCCGGAGACGGCGTTCCGTATCGAGCTCACCGCCCCCGACGGTGAGGTGTGGACCTGGGGTCCCGATGACGGGTCAGCCGGCGAATCCGTCCGTGGTCCCGCGCTGGACTTCTGCCTCCTGGTCACCCAACGCCGCGAACCAGAGGATCTCGCACTCGAGATCGACGGCGACGAGGCCCAGCAGTGGGTGTCTATCGCCCAGGCCTTCGCGGGCCCCCCGAAAAAAATCATGCGTGCCCGATAATCGGGCATTTCTACCCACCCCCGTCCGGGGCACCGCGCCCCGGACCTCCACTCCCCCACGAAAAGGAACCCCGATGACCTACCAGGATTGGACCTCCTTCGAGATCACCTCACTGCACGACCTCGCTACCGACTTCACCCGCACCGAGATCCTGCCCCACCAGGACCAGTGGGAGGCTGAGGGACTCATTCCCCGGTCCCTGTCACAGGCTGCGGCGAACCTCGGACTGCTCGGCATCGACTTTCCCGAGAAGGTCGGTGGTGGCGGTGCCGGTTTCCGCGAGTTCGCCACGATCATCGAAGCGATGCACGAGGCGGGTGCCGCCGCCGGGATCGAGCCCGCACTGTTCACCGTCGCGATCTCCTGCCCCCATCTCATCGCCGCCGGCGGCGACGACCTCGTGGACCGCTATGTCCGTCCCGCCCTTGCCGGAGAGAAGATCGGCTCCCTGGCCATCACCGAACCCGGCGGCGGATCCGACGTCGGCCACCTGAAGACCACCGCGCGGCGCGACGGGGACGAGTACGTCATCAACGGGTCCAAGACCTTCATCACCTCGGCGGTCCGCGGTGACTTCACCGTCGTCGCCGCGCGCACCGGTGGACCTGACCAGCCCGGCGCCCGCGGTGTGTCCCTCATCGTCGTGGACAACGACACCCCCGGCTTCACCGTCACCCGGAAACTGGCGAAGATGGGCTGGCGCTGTTCGGACACCGCCGAACTCGCCTTCACTGACGTACGTGTCCCGGTCAGCAACCTCATCGGCGAGGAGAACACCGGTTTCCAGCTGATCTCCCTCGGGTTCGTCACCGAACGACTCACCCTCGCGGTCCAGGCCTACAGTCAGGCACAGCGCTGCCTCGACCTCAGCGTGCAGTGGTGCCGCGACCGGGAGACCTTCGGCGCCCCGCTGATCTCCCGTCAGCACATCCAGATGCAGCTCGCGGAAATGGCCCGGCGGATCGACGTCGCCCGGGTCTACACCCGCGCAATCATCGACCGTTGGGATGACGGGGAGACCGACCTGGTCACCGAGGCATGCTTCGCGAAGAACACCTGTACCGAGGTGGGTGAATGGGTGACGGATACCGCGGTGCAGCTGTTCGGCGGCGCCGGATTCATGGACGGGACCGAGGTCGAGCGACAGTACCGGGACATGCGGGTCAACGGCATCGGAGGCGGCACGGTGGAGATCCTCAGGGAGCTGTCCGCCCGTCGTCTCGGCTACACCGCCTGACACATGCCTGTGGCGCTGACCACCCGGTCAGCGCCACATCGGTTCACGCACTCAACACACTCAGCGCACTCAGCGCACTCAGCGCACTCAGCGCCAGAGAATCAGCGCATCACCTTGGCCGCCGCCGCCACACAGCGAGACGGCGGCCTTACCGCTGCCCCGACGTGCCAGCTCGAACGCCGCCGTCACCACCAGCCGGGCACCGGAGGCACCGATCGGATGCCCCAACGAGATACCACCACCGTGGATGTTGGTCCGCTCCAGTGGGTAGTCCAGGTCCCGCAGGGACTGGACGACCACCGCAGCGAATGCCTCGTTGATCTCCAGGAAATCCAGGTCGCTGGCGTTCAAGCCAGCCTTATCCAGGGCAGCCGCAGTCGCCTGTGCCGGCTGCGAATGCAGCAACGTGTCCGGCCCGCCCGTCTGCCCGTAGGCACCCAGCACCGCCAACACCTCCAGACCATTGGCCTCAGCGTAGGAGCGGGTGGTCAGCACCACTGCCGCTGCACCGTCAGAGATCTGCGAGGCGGACGCCGCCGTGATCGTGCCGTCCTTCGCGAAGGCCGGACGCAGTCCCGCCAGCGATTCTTCAGTCGTCCCGGCACGGACACCCTCGTCGGTGTCGACGATGACAGTGCCCTTCCGACTCTTCACCTCGACCGGAACGATCTCGGCGGCGAAGATGCCCTCGGCAATCGCGGCCTCGGCACGCTGGTTGGACAGCGCGGCGACATGATCCTGCTCTGCACGGGTGATGCCGCGGGCGGTGTTGCCCCCCCTCGGTCTCCACGCCCATCGCAGTCCCGTGCACCGGATCAGTCAGCCCGTCGCGCTCCAACGAATCCTGCAGCGCCAACGATCCGAACTTCGCCCCCGCGCGCACCCCCGCAGCCACGTGCGGTGCATTGCTCATCGACTCCTGGCCACCGGCGACGACCACCTCGGCATCACCGACATGCAGCAGACGCGACGCGGAGATCACGGCGTCCAGACCAGACAGGCACACCTTGTTCACTGTCGCCGCCGGGGTCGACACCGGCACACCGGCAGCCACCGCCGACTGCTTCGCCGGGTTCTGCCCCGCCCCTGCCTGCACGACCTGACCCATGATCACGTGGTCCACCGACTCCGGGGACACCCCGGCGCGTTCCAGGGCGGCACCGATGACCGTGGCGCCGAGATCGACGACGGACTTCGAGGCCAGGGCGCCGAGCATCTTTCCCTGGGCGGTGCGCGCGGCACCGACAATAACGATGTCCTCCGGGGAGGGCGCGGGGTTCTGGTTGGTCATGGTGTTCGTCGTACCTTTCGTCAGGGGCAGCACCTCGGTGCCGACCCGGATTATGCTCTGCAAACTCTTCTATTATGAGACACATTCGGGCGCGCCGTAGCCTGTTTGGACAGGTCAACTCACCCTAAAGGAAAAATCAGATATTCACGGCGACCGCTACCCCCGTTGCCGACTGAACCTCATCGACGCTCACTCCCGGAGCGAGCTCGACAAGTTCGAGGCCGTCAGGTGTCCGGTCCAGCACACACAGATCGGTGATGATCCGGTCGACCACCCCGGTCCCGGTGAGCGGCAGCGAGATGTCCGACACGATCTTGGGTTGTCCGTCCCGGGTCCGGTGCTCCATGAGCACGACCACCCGGCGGGCCCCGACGACGAGGTCCATCGCCCCACCCATCCCCTTGACCATCTTGCCGGGGACGATCCAGTTGGCGATGTCGCCGCGGTCGTTGACCTCCATGCCACCGAGGATGGCGACGTCGATCTTGCCACCCCGGATCATGCCGAAGCTCATCGCCGAATCGAAGTAGGAGGTGCCGGGCATCGCGGTCACCGTCTCCTTACCGGCATTGATGAGGTCCGGATCGGCCTCGCCAGCCAGCGGGTAAGGGCCGATACCGAGCATCCCGTTCTCGGACTGGAGGGTGACGTCCACCCCCTCAGGAACATAGTTGGGGACGAGGGTCGGCAGTCCGATGCCGAGATTGACGTACTGGCCGTCGCGCAGTTCCTGCGCCGCACGGGCAGCCATCTCATGGCGGGTCCAGCTCATCGCACGGTCTCCTTCTCGATAATCTTGTCGGCAGCCTGCTGCGCGGTCAGTTCCACAATGCGGTGGACGTAGATGCCGGGCAGGTGGATGTCGTCGGGGGCGAGGTCGCCGACCGGGACAACAGTCTCCGCCTCGACGATGCAGAGCCGTCCGGACATGGCGGCCAGCGGGTTGAAGTTGCGGGCGGTCTCGTGGAAGCGCAAATTGCCGGCGGTGTCCGCCACCTCGGCGCGGACCAGTGCGACATCGGCGGTGATCGCGTGCTCGAGGACCTGGGTCCGACCAGCGATCATGCGGGTCTCCTTGGCCGGCGAGATGACGGCACCCTCCGCCGGGTCCTCAGACCCGTTCGGCCCGTACTTCCACACCATGCCGCCGTCGGCGACCGGGGTATCGACACCGGTCGGGGTGTAGAACGCGCCGATGCCCGAGCCGCCGGCCCGCATCCGCTCTGCCAGGGTGCCCTGCGGGGTGAGTTCCACCTCCAGTTCACCCTCGAGGTACTGGCGGGCGAACTCCTTGTTCTCCCCGACGTAGCTGGCGACGATACGGCGCAACTGCCGGGTCTCCAGCAGCAGGCCGAGTCCGCGGCCGTCGAGTCCGGCGTTATTGGAGACCGCCTCAAAGCCGCCGACGGTGCGCGTCGACAGCGCGGCAAGCAGAACCTGCGGGATACCGCAGACCCCGAACCCGCCGACAGAGAGGGTGGCCCCCTCGGGAATGTCCGCGACGGCATCCGCCGCGCTGAACAGCTTCATCATGAATTCTCTCCGTTGTTTCCGTTATTTCCGTTGTTTCCGTGGGTGTACAGCCCGAGGATCCCGATGGCCTTCTCGCGCATCTCGACCTTGCGAACCTTGCCGGAGATCGTCATCGGGAAGGCGTCGGTGAGATGGATGTACTTCGGGACCTTGAACCGGGCGAGTTTTCCGTCGCAGAAGGCGCGGACGTCGTCGGAGGACAGCGTCCGGCCGGCCCCGACGGCGTCCTCGTCGAGGATGATCCAGGCCATGAGTTCCTCCCCGTACTTCTCGTCGGGAACCCCGATGACCTGGACATCGGCGATGTCAGGGTGCTCGTAGAGGAACTCCTCGACCTCCCGGGGGTAGATGTTCTCCCCGCCGCGGATGACCATGTCCTTGATCCGGCCGGTGATCTGCACGTAGCCCTCGTCGTCCATCACCCCGAGGTCACCGGAGTGCATCCAGCCGTCGGCGTCCACCGCCTCGGCGGTCTTCTCCGGCATATCCCAGTACCCCTGCATCACCGAGTAGCCACGGACGAGCAGCTCACCCTGGACGTTGCGGGGCACGGTCCGGCCGGAACCGTCGGCGTCGACGATCTTCACCTCCAGGTGCGGTCCGACCCGGCCCACGGTCTCCACCCGTTTGTCCACCGGGTCGTCCGGCATGGTCTGGTGGTTGACCGGGGAGGTCTCGGTCATGCCGTAGCAGATGCCGATCTCCTCGATGCCGAGGATCTCGATGATCTCGCGCATCGTCCTGGTCGGGCACGACGTACCGGCCATCACTCCGGTACGCAGCCGGGACAGGTCGAGGGTCTTCCCCTTCTCCCTGAGGTGGTCGAGCACCTGGAGTTCTGCCATGAACATCGTCGGTACGCCCAGCAGGCTGGTCGCCTGGCCATGGTGGGCGGCTTCCAGGGTGCTCTCCGGGTCGAAGGCGGGACCGGGGATGATCGTGGCAGCACCGTGGGTCACCGCGGCGAGGATGCCGATGACCATGCCGAAGCAGTGGAAGAACGGGACGGGGACGACCACCCGGTCGGCGTCCGTGTAGTTCAGCCGTTCCCCGATGAGGTAACCGTTGTTGAGCACGTTGTGGTGGGTCAGGGTCGCGCCCTTGGCCATGCCGGTGGTGCCCGAGGTGTACTGGATGTTGATCGGGTCGAAGGGGTCGAGGGACTCGCGCACCGGCGTGAGATCCACGACCGCGTGGTTGGCGAGCTCCTCCCACCGCTCCGAGCCGAAGAACACGGTCTCGCGGTAGGGGCGGTCAAAGGTGTGTTCGACGGTGCCGACCATGGCGCGGTAGTTCGAGTCCTTGAACCGGCCGGCGGAGAACAGGGCCCGGATACCGGACTGGTTCACCGCATAGGTCAGTTCCCGGGTGCGGTAGGTGGGGTTGATGCACACGAGGATCGCACCGATCTCGGCGGTGGCGAACTGCAGCACCATCCACTCCCACCGGTTCGGCGACCACACCCCGATCCGGTCGCCCTTCCGGTAGCCCGCGGCGTGCAGGCCGGACGCCAGGCGTAGGACGCGCCGGTGGAACTCCTGGTAGGTGAAGTGCTTGTCGCCGTAGAGGTCGAGCAGGGCGTCGTTGTCGGGGTAGGCCGCGACGGTGCGTGCGAGACTCTGTCCGATCGTCTCAGCCAGCAACGGGGTTTCGCCGGGGCCCACCAGATGGGACAGTCCGGGGTCGATGGTGGCGGGATCGGTGAGGGTGATGTCCCGGGCGACGGGACGCAGGGTGGAGGTCACGGTGGATCAACTCCTGTCGGTGGTGGTCGGGCCGGGGGCCGGGGTGGTGCCGGTGTACAGGCCGAGGATGCCGATGGCCTTCTCCCGCATCTCGACCTTGCGGACCTTGCCGGAGACGGTCATCGGGAAGGCGTCAGTGAGATGGATGAACTTGGGGATCTTGAACCGGGCGAGGTGCCCCTCGCAGAAGGCGCGCACCGCGGCGGCGTCCAATGGTTCGGCACCCTCTGCCATGATGATCCAGGCCATGAGCTCCTCCCCGTACTTCTCGTCGGGAACCCCGATGACCTGGACGTCGACGATGTCAGGGTGGGTGTACAGGTATTCCTCGATCTCCCGGGGGTAGATGTTCTCCCCACCGCGGATGACCATGTCCTTGCTGCGCCCGGTGATCTGTACATAGCCCTCGTCGTCCATCACCCCGAGGTCACCGGAGTGGATCCAGCCATCAGGCTCGATGGTGTCTTCAGTCTTGGCGGGCATGTCCCAGTAGCCGCTCATCACCGTGTACCCGCGGACAAGGACCTCACCCTGGGTGCCGACCGGTACCGTGTCCCCGCTGCGGGGGTCGACGATCTTCACCTCGGTGTGGTCGGAGACCCGGCCGACGGTGGTCACACGTTTCTCCACCGAATCCCCGGGCAGGCTCTGGTGGTTGACCGGGGAAGTTTCGGTCATGCCGTAGACGGTGCCCGCCTCGGTCATCCCCATCTCGTCGATGATGCGGCGGAACAGGTGGGTGGGCACCGAGGTTCCGGCGATGAGCCCGGTCCGCAGGCTGTCGAGCCGGTACTTACCGGGGTTGGCGTCGAGGGTCTGGAGTATCGCCAGGAACATCGTCGGTACGCCGATGAGACAGGTGGCCTCGCCGAGGGACACCGCCTCCAGGACCGAGGCCGGGGTGAAACCTGGGCCACTGATGATCGCGGTGGCGCCCACAGCGACGGCGCCGAGTACCCCGATGACCATCCCCGAGCAGTGGAAGAACGGGACGGGGATGACCACCCGGTCTGCCTCGCTGTAGCCCAGACGGCGACCGAGGATGAGTGCGTTGTTGAGGATGTTGT of Corynebacterium terpenotabidum Y-11 contains these proteins:
- a CDS encoding TIGR03084 family metal-binding protein, whose translation is MPESGSIDAPTLAALVREGDILDDLVEHLPAEQWTTPTPAKGWTIAHQIAHLAWTDDAATAALSSTVDDGPFLGYLEAAAADPAGLPDRTAAEGAAATPADLLARWRRGRAVLADHLSAAVRDAPTQRFPWFGPPMGARSMATARLMETWAHGQDVADALGVIRPVSDGLRDIAHLGIATRDFAYAINNITPPETAFRIELTAPDGEVWTWGPDDGSAGESVRGPALDFCLLVTQRREPEDLALEIDGDEAQQWVSIAQAFAGPPKKIMRAR
- the rpsR gene encoding 30S ribosomal protein S18; translation: MKRTNHKKARIEQSRRPKKNPLKAEGIETVDYKDYALLRKFISDRGKIRGRRVTGLTPQQQRQVATAIKNAREMALLPFHSR
- a CDS encoding RDD family protein, whose amino-acid sequence is MSDQNPFRPGEPDGASDNTSDGAASPTPDATSTPSSSSGYPTGGFPPPGNYPPPVGGYPPAAGGFPSAPYTLISPYPGVGARFGALVLDYLLMLVVSGIIGATFMWGDVADWFDALDRWDGTGSAPELNMAGIYIVGVLSVVLWFAYRIGMECTRGQTLGKMAVKIKVVDVDGNLPTFGASFTRNSWYLIVQVIGLIPFIGWIATIGIPIALAVSIGNSRYRQSFTDVWAKTYVISTR
- the rpmG gene encoding 50S ribosomal protein L33 — encoded protein: MARNDIRPIIKLKSTAGTGYTYVTRKNKRNNPDRITLKKFDPIARKHVEFREER
- a CDS encoding AMP-binding enzyme, producing the protein MSRSSASPTRSGGEAVTAVVVLREGAPLAAEDLQDWLRGHLAGFKIPKVVSFTDVLPRNATGKVLKRQLREEWTGTASAVSR
- the rpmB gene encoding 50S ribosomal protein L28; this encodes MSAFCQVTGRKPGFGKSVSHSHRRTNRRWNPNIQRRSFYLPSEGRTITLNVSTKGLKTIDRDGIESVVAKIRARGEKI
- the rpsN gene encoding 30S ribosomal protein S14; this encodes MAKKSKIAKNEQRKEIVARFAERRNELKAIIKNPNSTDQERTDAQFELNRQPRDASPVRVRNRDAADGRPRGYLRKFGLSRVRVREMAHRGELPGVRKSSW
- a CDS encoding RDD family protein produces the protein MTTPPNSSGPSGAPENPYHDNSGTSADDAGRTSGFPGAFPAGDGDVDPIGLPADATGSDPVPPLTGGLYAGAGKRLGAFLIDHIIIGIIGLILLMVFAGEDFTTYADEYNAWDAAGQTGDAPTLDLGGFLLACLLTLVIWFIYRILLESRSGQTLGKKALGIKVVTAEGTTVTVGTSFKRNSWYIAVFLLSVFVGTIGGLVSLILMGVLGVTIRRSPFSQHTFDQWAKTYVVNAR
- a CDS encoding TM2 domain-containing protein — translated: MSNPFANGGQDPYQADPQSSAQQPYIDPYAQQGYPQQGYYQQGYPQPNALVPHAAPGYPAVGYAPKSKIAAALLAFFLGSLGVHNFYLGYNGKAWTQLGLTIFGYVTAIFLIGFLFILGVGIWAFVEFIMILAGGGRYRTDAKGVPLTN
- a CDS encoding AEC family transporter — protein: MLDVFSGFLVVVIVIVLGFAVGRRGLLGPDAVYTLNMFVFWVATPALLINFLSQANLGDVFGENLAVVVLSSVLAGAVGFLGARHLAGRDVPDSLVTLLACSYCNGSNLGVPLVSHVLGDPTASLPVIIFQTAVYGPAVVLLLDVSTRRRSSEDAGLGPLIRELVLGVVRNPLIIAAVAGATLAVLRTTSGWTLPSLLAEPVAILAGAAVPVALIGFGMSMAQVRVLGSASPKRSVWVAAVVKTVVHPLIAYALARILFDASGPALLAFVVVAALPTAQNVFTYAQRFGTNTVLARDTGVVSTLLSIPSIAVIALLLG